AACCACAAGCGGCGCGAAACGCGCGGAAGGCACGATCGGCGGCCCGAGAGATGCCAGCGGCCCCGGACGCCCAGCCGGCGCGGAAGGCACGATCGGCGGCGCGGGAGATGCCAACGGCCCCGGACGCGCGGCCAGCGGCGCCGGAGCCGAGCCCGGCACAGGAGACGCCGGCGGGATCGGCGCGGACGAGGCCGGCACCGGACGGGCCGGGCGGCTCGGGCCGATGGCACAACTGGGCCTGATGATCGGCCCGGTGTTGACGATGGTCGACTCCAGCATCGTGAACGTCGCCGTCGCGGACATCGGACGGGAGCTGCACGCCACCCTCGACGGCGTGCAGTGGGTCGTCAGCGGCTACCTGCTGGCGCTCGCGGCCGGTCTCGCCGCCAGCGCCTTCCTGGCTCGCCGCTTCGGCACCCTCCGGACGTACCTGATCGCCCTCGTCGGCTTCGTCGCCGCCTCCGCCGCCTGTGCCGCCGCACCCACCGTGCCGATTCTGATCACCGCCCGCGCCGCGCAGGGTCTGCTCGGCGCCCCGCTCGTCCCGCTCGCGATGACCCTGCTGCTCGGCCGGCAGGGCAAGGCCCGGCGCATCCCGATCGCGGCCGGCCTGCTGTTCTTCCTCGCTCCGGCGCTCGGCCCGACCCTCGGCGGCGTGCTCGTCGCGGCGGGCGGCTGGCCGTGGATCTTCCTGGTCAACGTGCCGATCGGGATCGTCGGGCTGCTCGGCCTGCGGCGCGTCCCGGCCGGCGCGGCGCCGCCCGCCGACCCGGCCGCGCGGTTCGACCCGTTCGGGCTCACGCTGCTCGCGGCCGGGCTGACGGCCACCCTCTACGGGGTCAGCCGCGCACCGATCACCGGCTGGCACAGCCCGCTGGTGATCAGCACGATCGGCGGCGGCCTGGCGCTGCTCGCCGGCTACCTGCGGTGGGCGTCCCGCCGCACCCAACCGGCCGTCGACCTGGCGCTGCTGCGGCACCGCCAGTCCCGGCTTGCGCTCACGCTCAGCGTGGTGTCGTCGGTGGTCGCCTATGCCGCGGTCTTCCTGCTCCCGGTCTTCACCCAGGCGGTGCAGGGGCACTCCACCCTGGCCACCGGCCTCGCGCTGCTCCCGCAAGGACTGATCACCGGGGTCGGCACCGCGATCGGGCAGCGGCTGGCCACCCGGATCTCGGTGCGCACCCTGGTCACCGGCGGGTTCCTGGTCCTCGGCGCGACCAGTGCCGGGCTGTTGCTGCTCCAGGCGGACACACCGCTCTGGGTGACCGCGATCATCCTGTCCGGGCGGGCCGTGGCGATCGGGTTCGGCATCACCCCGCTGCTGTTCGCGATGCTCGCCCCGCTCGGCGACACGCAGCTGGCCGACGGCAACACCATCTTCAACATCACGCAGCGGCTCGGCGGGGCGCTCGGCGTCAGCCTGCTCTCCACGCTGTACGCGGCGCAGGTCGCGGCCACCGATCCGGTGACCGGATTTCATCACATCGGAGTGATCCTCACCGGGGTCGCGCTCGGCGCCGCGCTGCTGGCGCTGCTGCTCGCCCCGATCCGGCAACCAAGCACCTGACCGGATCGTTTCCGGACACGTGAGCCTCGCGATCTTGCTATCCACCATCCTGCTGGCAGCGCCTGCACCCCACCGATCGGAGATGTCGGATCTGCACTGCACCGGTGATCCCTCCGCCAGTGCCCGGGCCGGCCGCACCCCGGTCCTGCTGATCCACGGCACCACCTCGAACTCCCGGGCCAACTTCTCCTGGAACTGGGCCCGGGCCTTCGACCGGGAGGGCCGCGCGCACTGCGAGATCGATCTGCCGGACAGCGGCAACGGCGACATCCAGGTCGCCGCCGAGCGGGTCACCCACGCCATCCGGCACCTGCACCGCGCCGCCGGGGCGAAGATCGACCTGGTCGGGCACAGCCAGGGCGGGATGATCGGCCGCTGGGCGCTGAAGTACCACCCGGACACCCGCCGGATGGTCGACGACTACGTCTCGCTGGCCGCGTCGAACCACGGGACGCGGGAGTTCGACGTGCAGTGCGCGGCGCAGACGGTGTGCTCGGCGGCGTACTGGCAGCAGCGGGCCGGATCGGCTTTCCTGTCCGCGCTCAACCGTGGCCCGCAGACCTGGCCCGGCATCGATTACACCCAGCTGTACACCCGGTACGACGAGATCATCCTGTCCTACCGCCGGTCGGCGCTGCCGCCCGCGCGCAACGTCAGCAACGTCGCGGTCCAGGAGCTCTGCCCGGCCGAGACGGTGGAGCACTTCGGGATGGCGTACGACAACGCGGCCTGGCTGCTCGGCATCGACGCGATCCGGCACCCCGGCCCGGCCCGGCTGTCCCGGGTGAGCCGGGCGACCTGTGGCCGGCCGCTGATGCCCGCCGTCGACCCGTTCCAGTTCCCGTCGAACGCGTCCGCCGCCCTGGTGCAGAGCGCCCGCTCGATGCTGACCACCCCACAGCTGCGCGCGGAGCCACCCCTGCGGCGGTAAACGCCTTGACTTCAACCAAGGGTGAAATGCCACGGTGGCCCGCATGAGCATGGAGATGGCCGCCTGGAATTCGATGTATCACGCGATGAACCAGCAGGACGACAAACGTCCGTTCTCGCTGGCGACGTTACGGCGGATAGCCCGGTTCGCCCGGCCACACCGCCGGGCGCTCACCGGGTTCCTGCTGATCAGCGTGGTCACCGCGTTCCTCGCGGTGGCGAGCCCGGTGCTGGCCGGCCGGGTGGTCGACGCGATCGTCGAGGGCCGGGACACCGAGCTGGTGGTGAAGCTGGCGGTGGCGATCGCGGTGGTCGCGCTCGGCGAGTCCGGGCTCGGCCTGGTGCAGCGCTGGTTCTCCGCGCGGATCGGTGAGGGGCTGATCCTCGACCTGCGTACCGCCGTCTTCGACCACGTGCAACGGATGCCGATCGCGTTCTTCACCCGGACCCGCACCGGCGCGCTGGTCAGCCGGCTCAACAACGACGTGATCGGCGCGCAGCGGGCGTTCAGCGACACCCTCTCCGGCGTGGTCGGCAACCTGGTCACGCTGATCCTCACGCTGATCGTGATGGTCGGCATCTCCTGGCAGATCACCCTGCTGGCGCTGGCCCTGCTGCCGATCTTCGTGCTGCCGGCGCGGCGGATGGGCGGCCGCCTGGCCAAGCTGGAGCGGGAGGCCGCCGAGCACAACGCGGCGATGAACACCCAGATGACCGAGCGCTTCTCGGCGCCCGGCGCCACCCTGGTCAAGCTCTACGGCCGCCCGGAGGCGGAGTCGGCCGAGTTCGCCGCCCGGGCCCGCCGGGTCCGCGACATCGGGGTGCGCACCGCGATGGCCCAGTGGGTGTTCCTGACCGCGCTGGTGTCGGTCTCCGGGCTGGCGGTGGCCCTGGTCTACGGCCTCGGCGGGTACTACGCGCTGCGCGGCACCCTCGACCCCGGCAACGTGGTCGCCCTCGCCATCCTGCTCACCCGGCTGTACGCCCCGCTCACCTCGCTGGCCAGCGCCCGGGTCGAGGTGATGAGCGCACTGGTCAGCTTCGAGCGGGTCTTCGAGGTGCTCGACCTGAAGCCGCTGATCGAGGAGAAGCCGGACGCCCGGGCGGTGCCGGACGGGCCGGTGTCGGTCGAGTTCGACGCGGTGACGTTCGCCTATCCGTCGGCCGATCAGGTGTCGCTGGCGTCGCTGGAGGAGGTGGCCACGCTGGACACCCGGGGCGGCGCGGAGGTGCTGCACGGGGTGTCGTTCAAGGCCGAGCCGGGACAGATGGTGGCCCTGGTCGGCTCGTCCGGGGCGGGGAAGTCGACGATGGCGAGCCTGCTCCCCCGGCTCTACGACGCCGGGTCCGGAGCGGTCCGGCTGGCCGGGGTGGACGTGCGCGACCTGACCGCCGGGTCGCTGCGGTCCACGCTCGGCATGGTCACCCAGGACGGGCACCTGTTCCACGACTCGGTGCGGGCGAACCTGCTGCTGGCCCGCCCGGAGGCGACCGAGGAGGAAATCTGGGAGGTGCTGCGCCGGGCGCACGTCGCCGACCTGATCGCCTCGCTCCCGGACGGACTGGACACGGTCATCGGCGAGCGCGGGTACCGGCTGTCCGGCGGCGAGCGCCAGCGCCTCACCATCGCCCGGCTGCTGCTGGCCCGCCCGCGGGTGGTGGTCCTCGACGAGGCCACCGCGCACCTGGACTCGACCTCCGAGCAGGCCGTCCAGGCCGCGCTGGGTGAGGCGCTGGCCGGGCGTACCGCGGTGGTCATCGCGCACCGGCTCTCCACGGTCCGGGCCGCCGACCAGATCCTGGTGATCGAGGACGGCCGGGTCGTCGAGCGCGGCACCCACCCGGAGCTGCTCGACGCCGGCGGCCGTTACGAGGAGCTGTACCGCACTCAGTTCGCCGCGGTCTGATCCCGGAAGCCGTCGGGGCGGATCCGCACCCCGTCGATCACCTTGCGGCGGCCGTCGTGCAGCAGGCTGAAATCCAGGCCGGGCACGCGGTCGCCGTGGTCGAGGCCGGCCACCCGCGCGGCCAGGGCGTGGGCGTCGACCAGCTCGGCGAAGATCTCCCGCATCGCGATCACGTCCTCGTCCTGCAGGAACAGCACGCCCTGCGCCCGGCTCGCCTGCAGGACCCGGACCGCGACCGGATGCCGCTCGGCGTGGTAGGTGTCGAGCAGTTCGTCACCGGACTCGCCGCGGATCACCTCGGCCAGCTTCCAGCCCAGGTTGAACGCGTCCTGCAGGCCGAGGTTCAGCCCCTGGCCGCCGGCCGGCGAGTGGATGTGCGCCGCGTCGCCGGCCAGGAACACCCGGCCTGACCGATACCGCGCAGCCTGCCGGGTGGCGTCGGTGAACCGGCTGGCCCACCGCACCTCGCCCAGCGTCAGCCCGTCCCGGGCCAGCGCGCCGGCCAGCTCACGGTCCGGGATCGGGTCGTCGCGCCCGGCCGCGGTCTGCTCCGGACCGGCCGCCAGCATCCGGAAGACGCCGTCGCCGAGCGGCAGCACGCTCAGCAGGCCGTCGCCCCTCGGCGCCGGCAACTCCCAGTCCGTCGGGCCGCCGTCGGCCAGTGTCACGTCCGCCACCAGCGCACACACCCGTGCGTCCCGGCCTTCAAAGGCAACACCCGACTGCTTGCGTACGACACTCCGCGCGCCGTCGCAACCGACCAGGAAGGACGCGGTCGCCCCGTCGACCGTCACCGCCTCCGCGTCCTGGTGGAACGCGGTCACCGCGGTGTCGTAGCGGATCTCGGCACCGAGGGAGGTCGCCCACTCGGCCAGCCGCTCCTCGACGCGAGCCTGCGGGATGCCGACCTGGTAGGGGAACGGCGTGTCCAGTTCCGCATAGTCGAGCGGGATGCCGGCGAAATGGCCGTGGGGCAGCAGCACGGGCGCTTTCGCCAGGATGTCGTCGAGCAGGCCCCGCGAGGCGAGCACCTCGGCCGAGCGGGGCTGGAGGTTGAGCGCCTTGGACTGGCCGGTGCGGGCGGTCAGCTTCTCCAGCACGGCCACCCGGGCTCCGCCGAGGGCCAGCTCGCCGGCGAGCATCAGCCCGGTCGGCCCGGCCCCGGCAATGATCACGTCGTAGTGGCTCACGCGCGCAGATCCTTCCTCTTCGTGTAATACAGGTGGAAGACCAGGGTGGGGACGAGGATCACCGGCCAGGCGGCGTTGAGGACGGCGGGGGCCAGGTCGAGCGGCAGCAGGTAGGCCGCGAGGATCGTGACGACCACGTTGAGCAGGGTGGCGCAGCCCCAGACGAAGGTGAGCAGCCGCAGCGCGCGCCGGAAGTCGTGGTCCGTGTCCCACCTGGCCTCCCAGGCGCGCAGACCGTCCGGGCCGACCTTGGCGAGCACGAACGCGCGGATCAGGACCATCAGCGCGGGGCGGCCGAACCAGACCGAGGCGAGCAGCCAGACGCCGATCAGGCCACCGATCAGGCCGGCCCAGGCGTCGCGGATCAGCATGGTGCGCGGGTCGCCGGTCATCGCCGAGACGCCGACGCTGAGGGCGACGGCGGAGAGCACGAAGAGGGCCAGGAAGTCGACCCGGCGGGAGCGGACCAGGCGGACGATCACCACCACGGCGGGGACCGCGGCGGAGAACAGCAGCGACCACCACTGGTCGACGCCGGCGGCGCGCAGGCCGTAGTAGACGGCCAGGGGCAGTCCGAAGTCGATCAGCAGGGGCAGCAGGAGTGTGCTGCGGCTCGGCGTCTTCACGGGCTTCTTCGCCGGGGCGGCGGGCGCGGTCATGCGGGAATCCCTTCGGGTGACGGTTTCTCGCCGGTG
Above is a genomic segment from Actinoplanes ianthinogenes containing:
- a CDS encoding DHA2 family efflux MFS transporter permease subunit gives rise to the protein MAQLGLMIGPVLTMVDSSIVNVAVADIGRELHATLDGVQWVVSGYLLALAAGLAASAFLARRFGTLRTYLIALVGFVAASAACAAAPTVPILITARAAQGLLGAPLVPLAMTLLLGRQGKARRIPIAAGLLFFLAPALGPTLGGVLVAAGGWPWIFLVNVPIGIVGLLGLRRVPAGAAPPADPAARFDPFGLTLLAAGLTATLYGVSRAPITGWHSPLVISTIGGGLALLAGYLRWASRRTQPAVDLALLRHRQSRLALTLSVVSSVVAYAAVFLLPVFTQAVQGHSTLATGLALLPQGLITGVGTAIGQRLATRISVRTLVTGGFLVLGATSAGLLLLQADTPLWVTAIILSGRAVAIGFGITPLLFAMLAPLGDTQLADGNTIFNITQRLGGALGVSLLSTLYAAQVAATDPVTGFHHIGVILTGVALGAALLALLLAPIRQPST
- a CDS encoding esterase/lipase family protein, whose amino-acid sequence is MSDLHCTGDPSASARAGRTPVLLIHGTTSNSRANFSWNWARAFDREGRAHCEIDLPDSGNGDIQVAAERVTHAIRHLHRAAGAKIDLVGHSQGGMIGRWALKYHPDTRRMVDDYVSLAASNHGTREFDVQCAAQTVCSAAYWQQRAGSAFLSALNRGPQTWPGIDYTQLYTRYDEIILSYRRSALPPARNVSNVAVQELCPAETVEHFGMAYDNAAWLLGIDAIRHPGPARLSRVSRATCGRPLMPAVDPFQFPSNASAALVQSARSMLTTPQLRAEPPLRR
- a CDS encoding ABC transporter ATP-binding protein, translating into MSMEMAAWNSMYHAMNQQDDKRPFSLATLRRIARFARPHRRALTGFLLISVVTAFLAVASPVLAGRVVDAIVEGRDTELVVKLAVAIAVVALGESGLGLVQRWFSARIGEGLILDLRTAVFDHVQRMPIAFFTRTRTGALVSRLNNDVIGAQRAFSDTLSGVVGNLVTLILTLIVMVGISWQITLLALALLPIFVLPARRMGGRLAKLEREAAEHNAAMNTQMTERFSAPGATLVKLYGRPEAESAEFAARARRVRDIGVRTAMAQWVFLTALVSVSGLAVALVYGLGGYYALRGTLDPGNVVALAILLTRLYAPLTSLASARVEVMSALVSFERVFEVLDLKPLIEEKPDARAVPDGPVSVEFDAVTFAYPSADQVSLASLEEVATLDTRGGAEVLHGVSFKAEPGQMVALVGSSGAGKSTMASLLPRLYDAGSGAVRLAGVDVRDLTAGSLRSTLGMVTQDGHLFHDSVRANLLLARPEATEEEIWEVLRRAHVADLIASLPDGLDTVIGERGYRLSGGERQRLTIARLLLARPRVVVLDEATAHLDSTSEQAVQAALGEALAGRTAVVIAHRLSTVRAADQILVIEDGRVVERGTHPELLDAGGRYEELYRTQFAAV
- a CDS encoding FAD-dependent monooxygenase, translating into MSHYDVIIAGAGPTGLMLAGELALGGARVAVLEKLTARTGQSKALNLQPRSAEVLASRGLLDDILAKAPVLLPHGHFAGIPLDYAELDTPFPYQVGIPQARVEERLAEWATSLGAEIRYDTAVTAFHQDAEAVTVDGATASFLVGCDGARSVVRKQSGVAFEGRDARVCALVADVTLADGGPTDWELPAPRGDGLLSVLPLGDGVFRMLAAGPEQTAAGRDDPIPDRELAGALARDGLTLGEVRWASRFTDATRQAARYRSGRVFLAGDAAHIHSPAGGQGLNLGLQDAFNLGWKLAEVIRGESGDELLDTYHAERHPVAVRVLQASRAQGVLFLQDEDVIAMREIFAELVDAHALAARVAGLDHGDRVPGLDFSLLHDGRRKVIDGVRIRPDGFRDQTAAN
- a CDS encoding VC0807 family protein, which gives rise to MTAPAAPAKKPVKTPSRSTLLLPLLIDFGLPLAVYYGLRAAGVDQWWSLLFSAAVPAVVVIVRLVRSRRVDFLALFVLSAVALSVGVSAMTGDPRTMLIRDAWAGLIGGLIGVWLLASVWFGRPALMVLIRAFVLAKVGPDGLRAWEARWDTDHDFRRALRLLTFVWGCATLLNVVVTILAAYLLPLDLAPAVLNAAWPVILVPTLVFHLYYTKRKDLRA